Proteins encoded by one window of Schistosoma mansoni, WGS project CABG00000000 data, supercontig 0542, strain Puerto Rico, whole genome shotgun sequence:
- a CDS encoding myst histone acetyltransferase, putative, giving the protein ITSFVLYSLQSIYGPLIRRWGNPRKVLVARCDFEVCLFVTPSPSNSSWPPNI; this is encoded by the coding sequence ataacgtcctttgtgttgtatagtcttcagagcatctatggtcccttgatacgtcgatggggcaatccacgtaaggtgctggtcgcgaggtgtgacttcgaagtttgcttgttcgttacaccgtcccCATCAAACTCGAGTTGGCCTCCAAACatttga